A single region of the Salvia miltiorrhiza cultivar Shanhuang (shh) chromosome 8, IMPLAD_Smil_shh, whole genome shotgun sequence genome encodes:
- the LOC131000663 gene encoding beta-galactosidase 8-like isoform X1, translated as MRVMAVVLYGLFYLLALTTSFCFGANVTYDHRALVIDGRRRVLVSGSIHYPRSTPDMWPDLIQKSKDGGLDVIETYVFWNLHEPLRGKYDFEGRKDLVKFVKLVKEAGLLLHLRIGPYVCAEWNYGGFPLWLHFIPGIKFRTDNEPFKAEMKRFTAKIVDMMKQENLYASQGGPIILSQIENEYGNIDSAYGDGAKKYINWAATMATSLDTGVPWVMCQQKDAPNPIIDTCNGFYCDQYTPNSNSKPKMWTENWSGWFSAFGDPLPYRPTEDVAFAVARFYQLGGTFQNYYMYHGGTNFGRSSGGPFITTTYDYDAPIDEYGLLRQPKWGHLKDVHKAIKLCEEAIVATDPKTTSLGSNLEATVYKTESGKCAAFLANVGTQSDATVKFNGNSYNLPAWSVSILPDCKNVVLNTAKINSMSTVAKFVRQSSEDGAKETDAFSGWSWIYEPVGISSNNAITKPGLLEQINTTADQSDYLWYSLSFEMKGDEPFLKDGAKTVLHVDSLGHALQVFINGKVAGSGNGRNSNSKVSLDVPISLVPGKNKIDLLSSTVGLQNYGAFFDLKGAGVTGPVQLKGLQNGSTADLSSQLWTYQIGLKGEELGLSTGSSSLWVSQPALPKNQPLVWYKTTFDAPSGSSPVALDFTGLGKGEAWVNGQSIGRYWPTNIATSNGCTNSCNYRGSYSSNKCLKNCGKPTQLLYHVPRSWLQPSGNVLVLFEEAGGDPTRLSFATREVQSICSRVSESHPIPVEMWTADEETRKRAGPTLSLACPHSDQVISKINFASFGTPRGTCGSFSHGRCSSKRALSIIEKACIGSKSCSLRVSANTFGDPCAGTAKTLAVEASCA; from the exons ATGAGAGTAATGGCGGTGGTTTTGTACGGCTTGTTTTATTTGCTGGCGCTGACGACGTCGTTCTGTTTTGGCGCCAACGTGACGTACGATCACCGGGCGCTGGTGATAGACGGCAGGCGGAGGGTTCTCGTCTCCGGCTCCATCCATTACCCGCGCAGCACTCCTGAT ATGTGGCCGGACTTGATACAGAAATCGAAAGACGGAGGATTGGATGTGATAGAAACTTACGTTTTCTGGAATTTGCACGAACCACTTCGCGGCAAG TATGATTTTGAAGGCAGAAAAGATTTGGTGAAATTTGTGAAATTGGTGAAGGAGGCTGGTCTGCTTCTTCATCTCCGAATCGGTCCCTATGTCTGTGCTGAATGGAATTATGG TGGATTTCCTCTTTGGCTGCATTTTATACCAGGAATCAAGTTTCGAACAGATAATGAGCCCTTCAAG GCCGAAATGAAGAGATTTACGGCCAAGATTGTGGACAtgatgaagcaagaaaatctgTATGCATCCCAGGGAGGCCCCATAATTTTGTCTCAG ATAGAAAATGAGTATGGAAACATTGATTCTGCTTATGGAGATGGtgcaaaaaaatacataaattggGCTGCAACAATGGCCACCTCATTGGATACAGGAGTGCCGTGGGTTATGTGCCAGCAAAAAGATGCTCCTAATCCTATT ATTGACACTTGCAATGGGTTTTACTGTGACCAGTACACCCCGAATTCCAATAGCAAGCCGAAAATGTGGACAGAGAACTGGAGTGGATG GTTCTCAGCATTCGGTGATCCTCTGCCATATAGACCTACGGAAGATGTTGCTTTTGCTGTTGCGCGCTTTTACCAGCTCGGGGGAACCTTCCAGAACTATTACATG TACCATGGTGGGACTAACTTTGGTCGCTCGAGTGGTGGGCCTTTCATTACAACAACCTATGATTATGATGCTCCAATTGATGAGTATG GTCTTCTGAGGCAGCCAAAATGGGGTCACTTGAAAGATGTACACAAGGCTATAAAACTTTGTGAAGAGGCAATTGTGGCAACTGATCCAAAAACCACATCTCTCGGTTCAAATTTGGAG GCCACTGTTTATAAAACAGAATCAGGAAAGTGTGCTGCTTTTCTTGCAAATGTTGGCACACAATCAGATGCAACGGTGAAGTTCAATGGAAATTCCTATAATTTGCCTGCTTGGTCTGTCAGCATCTTACCTGATTGCAAGAATGTGGTCCTCAATACTGCAAAA ATAAACTCTATGTCAACTGTTGCAAAGTTCGTTCGTCAGTCTTCAGAAGATGGTGCTAAAGAAACAGATGCATTCTCGGGTTGGAGTTGGATCTACGAACCTGTAGGTATATCCAGTAATAATGCAATCACAAAACCTGGGTTGCTGGAGCAAATAAACACAACTGCTGATCAAAGTGACTATCTTTGGTATTCTCTGAG CTTTGAAATGAAAGGGGACGAGCCTTTTCTTAAAGACGGAGCTAAGACAGTCCTTCACGTGGATTCTCTAGGCCATGCACTTCAAGTTTTTATCAACGGGAAAGTTGCAG GGAGTGGCAATGGGCGAAACAGTAACTCTAAAGTTTCATTAGATGTTCCCATAAGCCTTGTTCCGGGCAAAAATAAGATTGATCTCTTGAGTTCGACAGTGGGATTGCAG AACTATGGAGCATTCTTCGATTTGAAAGGTGCTGGAGTTACCGGTCCGGTCCAGTTAAAGGGCCTACAAAATGGATCTACTGCTGATCTATCCTCTCAGCTGTGGACATATCAG ATTGGTCTAAAAGGGGAAGAGCTAGGCCTTTCCACTGGAAGCTCCTCTCTTTGGGTGTCCCAGCCTGCTTTGCCCAAGAATCAACCACTGGTCTGGTACAAG ACGACTTTTGATGCCCCTTCTGGAAGCAGCCCTGTTGCGTTGGACTTCACAGGACTGGGGAAGGGTGAGGCATGGGTAAACGGACAGAGCATCGGGCGTTATTGGCCGACTAATATTGCTACGAGCAATGGCTGCACCAACTCTTGCAATTACAGAGGATCTTACAGCTCAAACAAATGTCTGAAAAACTGTGGAAAGCCTACTCAGCTTCT CTACCACGTGCCCCGTTCGTGGCTACAGCCAAGTGGAAATGTGCTAGTCTTGTTTGAGGAAGCAGGGGGGGATCCAACAAGGCTATCTTTTGCAACTAGAGAGGTGCAAAGCATATGCTCTCGCGTTTCAGAGTCACACCCGATTCCTGTGGAGATGTGGACTGCAGACGAGGAAACGAGAAAAAGGGCAGGGCCAACTCTATCCCTGGCTTGCCCTCACTCAGATCAGGTGATATCTAAGATAAACTTCGCCAGCTTTGGAACTCCTCGTGGAACATGTGGGAGTTTCAGCCACGGCCGATGCAGCAGCAAAAGGGCTCTCTCCATTATTGAAAAG GCCTGTATAGGATCAAAAAGCTGCAGCCTTCGAGTATCGGCGAATACGTTTGGTGATCCCTGTGCAGGAACCGCTAAAACCTTAGCCGTTGAAGCTTCCTGTGCATAG
- the LOC131000665 gene encoding fasciclin-like arabinogalactan protein 11 gives MHTKMDQTLFSIPILLLLLIQCTTTTLAQAPAPGPAGPTNVTKILEKAGQFTTLIRLFKITQIGDQINTQLNNSNQGLTIFAPTDNAFSGLPAGTLNSLSDQQKVSLIQFHILPTFLTTTQFQTVSNPVRTQAGDSANGAFPLNVTTSGNQVNITTGVNEATVANTIYTDNQLAVYQVDKVLLPLSIFGTPSPTPAPTSPKATKKKAAAADSPVAGGDSPADASDAADRRLHGIIGLGVAVVAMLYHL, from the coding sequence ATGCACACAAAAATGGACCAAACCCTATTCTCCATACccatcctcctcctcctcctcattcaatgcaccaccaccaccctaGCTCAAGCCCCGGCTCCGGGACCGGCCGGCCCCACCAACGTCACCAAGATCCTCGAGAAGGCCGGTCAGTTCACCACCCTGATCCGCCTCTTTAAGATCACCCAAATCGGAGATCAGATCAACACACAGCTCAACAACTCCAACCAGGGCCTAACCATCTTCGCCCCGACTGACAACGCCTTCTCCGGCCTCCCCGCCGGTACCCTCAACTCCCTATCCGACCAGCAGAAGGTCTCATTGATTCAATTCCACATCCTCCCAACCTTCCTCACCACCACTCAGTTCCAAACCGTCAGCAACCCTGTCCGCACCCAAGCAGGCGACAGCGCCAACGGCGCCTTCCCGCTCAACGTCACCACCTCCGGCAACCAGGTAAACATCACCACCGGCGTCAACGAAGCCACGGTGGCCAATACCATATACACCGACAACCAGCTGGCAGTGTATCAAGTGGATAAGGTTCTTCTTCCACTCAGTATCTTTGGAACGCCGTCTCCTACTCCGGCGCCCACTTCACCTAAGGCCACCAAgaagaaggcggcggcggccgataGCCCGGTGGCCGGTGGAGATTCTCCGGCGGATGCATCAGACGCGGCTGATCGTCGTCTGCATGGAATTATTGGACTCGGAGTAGCTGTGGTGGCGATGCTTTATCATTTGTGA
- the LOC131000666 gene encoding zinc finger protein BALDIBIS-like has translation MMSEDGIHPSMRSFIQDPNPNPNPNMNPNPNPNSSKRKRNLPGTPDPDAEVVALSPKSLMATNRFLCEICNKGFQRDQNLQLHRRGHNLPWKLKQRSNKEVKKKVYICPEKSCVHHEASRALGDLTGIKKHYSRKHGEKKWKCEKCSKKYAVQSDWKAHSKICGTREYKCDCGTLFSRKDSFITHRAFCDALAEESARFSSPVASANLNFRNELINTLQTSGNPQFPMLGNLDNMQKPRLPLWLDSANPHLPTANSNNFTLPELVQNQWYGGRDPNQVGVGFINNMNASSSAIPRVLKEEEENKGNLSEAITSLYYTSNNHSQHETNHMSMSATALLQKAAQMGSTRATDSSFSAAGFGLISSSFSAGNFKPENLMAAEGSLTRDFLGVGGNDQNRQFMPENELAKFATGMDMSHNHYSRNE, from the exons ATGATGTCTGAAGATGGGATTCATCCTTCCATGAGAAGCTTCATCCAGGATCCGAATCCCAATCCCAACCCTAATATGAACCCAAACCCTAATCCGAATTCATCGAAGCGCAAGAGAAATCTCCCAGGAACACCAG ATCCAGATGCGGAAGTGGTAGCGCTGTCTCCGAAATCTCTAATGGCGACCAACAGATTCCTGTGCGAAATCTGCAACAAGGGTTTCCAGCGAGACCAGAATCTGCAGCTCCACCGCAGGGGACACAATCTGCCATGGAAGCTGAAGCAGCGCAGCAACAAGGAGGTGAAGAAGAAGGTGTACATCTGCCCGGAGAAGAGCTGCGTCCACCACGAGGCGTCGCGGGCGCTGGGCGACCTCACCGGAATCAAGAAGCACTACAGCCGGAAACACGGAGAGAAGAAATGGAAGTGCGAGAAATGCTCCAAGAAATACGCAGTTCAATCCGATTGGAAAGCCCACAGCAAGATTTGTGGGACTAGAGAGTATAAATGCGACTGCGGCACTCTCTTCTCAAG AAAGGATAGCTTCATCACGCATAGAGCCTTTTGCGACGCACTAGCGGAAGAGAGCGCGAGATTCAGCAGCCCCGTCGCGTCTGCGAATCTGAATTTCAGGAATGAATTGATCAACACTCTGCAAACTTCGGGAAATCCCCAATTTCCGATGTTAGGCAATCTGGATAATATGCAAAAACCTAGGCTTCCTCTGTGGCTGGACTCCGCCAATCCTCATCTGCCAACCGCCAACTCTAACAATTTCACTTTGCCGGAGCTGGTGCAGAATCAGTGGTACGGCGGCAGAGATCCTAACCAAGTAGGAGTAGGATTCATTAATAATATGAATGCGTCATCTTCTGCGATTCCCAGAGTACTAAAAGAGGAGGAAGAAAACAAAGGAAATCTGTCGGAAGCCATTACTTCACTTTATTACACAAGTAACAACCATAGTCAGCACGAAACAAATCATATGTCCATGTCAGCCACCGCATTGCTGCAGAAAGCGGCTCAAATGGGATCGACCAGAGCCACCGATTCCTCCTTCTCCGCCGCGGGATTCGGCCTCATCAGCTCCTCATTCTCCGCCGGAAACTTCAAACCGGAGAACTTGATGGCGGCGGAGGGCAGCCTAACTCGGGATTTCCTGGGAGTGGGCGGCAATGATCAGAACCGGCAGTTCATGCCGGAAAACGAGCTGGCCAAGTTCGCGACGGGCATGGACATGAGCCATAACCATTACAGCAGGAATGAGTGA
- the LOC131000663 gene encoding beta-galactosidase 8-like isoform X2, which yields MSVLNGIMGKHFLHFSSGFPLWLHFIPGIKFRTDNEPFKAEMKRFTAKIVDMMKQENLYASQGGPIILSQIENEYGNIDSAYGDGAKKYINWAATMATSLDTGVPWVMCQQKDAPNPIIDTCNGFYCDQYTPNSNSKPKMWTENWSGWFSAFGDPLPYRPTEDVAFAVARFYQLGGTFQNYYMYHGGTNFGRSSGGPFITTTYDYDAPIDEYGLLRQPKWGHLKDVHKAIKLCEEAIVATDPKTTSLGSNLEATVYKTESGKCAAFLANVGTQSDATVKFNGNSYNLPAWSVSILPDCKNVVLNTAKINSMSTVAKFVRQSSEDGAKETDAFSGWSWIYEPVGISSNNAITKPGLLEQINTTADQSDYLWYSLSFEMKGDEPFLKDGAKTVLHVDSLGHALQVFINGKVAGSGNGRNSNSKVSLDVPISLVPGKNKIDLLSSTVGLQNYGAFFDLKGAGVTGPVQLKGLQNGSTADLSSQLWTYQIGLKGEELGLSTGSSSLWVSQPALPKNQPLVWYKTTFDAPSGSSPVALDFTGLGKGEAWVNGQSIGRYWPTNIATSNGCTNSCNYRGSYSSNKCLKNCGKPTQLLYHVPRSWLQPSGNVLVLFEEAGGDPTRLSFATREVQSICSRVSESHPIPVEMWTADEETRKRAGPTLSLACPHSDQVISKINFASFGTPRGTCGSFSHGRCSSKRALSIIEKACIGSKSCSLRVSANTFGDPCAGTAKTLAVEASCA from the exons ATGTCTGTGCTGAATGGAATTATGGGTAagcattttcttcatttttcaag TGGATTTCCTCTTTGGCTGCATTTTATACCAGGAATCAAGTTTCGAACAGATAATGAGCCCTTCAAG GCCGAAATGAAGAGATTTACGGCCAAGATTGTGGACAtgatgaagcaagaaaatctgTATGCATCCCAGGGAGGCCCCATAATTTTGTCTCAG ATAGAAAATGAGTATGGAAACATTGATTCTGCTTATGGAGATGGtgcaaaaaaatacataaattggGCTGCAACAATGGCCACCTCATTGGATACAGGAGTGCCGTGGGTTATGTGCCAGCAAAAAGATGCTCCTAATCCTATT ATTGACACTTGCAATGGGTTTTACTGTGACCAGTACACCCCGAATTCCAATAGCAAGCCGAAAATGTGGACAGAGAACTGGAGTGGATG GTTCTCAGCATTCGGTGATCCTCTGCCATATAGACCTACGGAAGATGTTGCTTTTGCTGTTGCGCGCTTTTACCAGCTCGGGGGAACCTTCCAGAACTATTACATG TACCATGGTGGGACTAACTTTGGTCGCTCGAGTGGTGGGCCTTTCATTACAACAACCTATGATTATGATGCTCCAATTGATGAGTATG GTCTTCTGAGGCAGCCAAAATGGGGTCACTTGAAAGATGTACACAAGGCTATAAAACTTTGTGAAGAGGCAATTGTGGCAACTGATCCAAAAACCACATCTCTCGGTTCAAATTTGGAG GCCACTGTTTATAAAACAGAATCAGGAAAGTGTGCTGCTTTTCTTGCAAATGTTGGCACACAATCAGATGCAACGGTGAAGTTCAATGGAAATTCCTATAATTTGCCTGCTTGGTCTGTCAGCATCTTACCTGATTGCAAGAATGTGGTCCTCAATACTGCAAAA ATAAACTCTATGTCAACTGTTGCAAAGTTCGTTCGTCAGTCTTCAGAAGATGGTGCTAAAGAAACAGATGCATTCTCGGGTTGGAGTTGGATCTACGAACCTGTAGGTATATCCAGTAATAATGCAATCACAAAACCTGGGTTGCTGGAGCAAATAAACACAACTGCTGATCAAAGTGACTATCTTTGGTATTCTCTGAG CTTTGAAATGAAAGGGGACGAGCCTTTTCTTAAAGACGGAGCTAAGACAGTCCTTCACGTGGATTCTCTAGGCCATGCACTTCAAGTTTTTATCAACGGGAAAGTTGCAG GGAGTGGCAATGGGCGAAACAGTAACTCTAAAGTTTCATTAGATGTTCCCATAAGCCTTGTTCCGGGCAAAAATAAGATTGATCTCTTGAGTTCGACAGTGGGATTGCAG AACTATGGAGCATTCTTCGATTTGAAAGGTGCTGGAGTTACCGGTCCGGTCCAGTTAAAGGGCCTACAAAATGGATCTACTGCTGATCTATCCTCTCAGCTGTGGACATATCAG ATTGGTCTAAAAGGGGAAGAGCTAGGCCTTTCCACTGGAAGCTCCTCTCTTTGGGTGTCCCAGCCTGCTTTGCCCAAGAATCAACCACTGGTCTGGTACAAG ACGACTTTTGATGCCCCTTCTGGAAGCAGCCCTGTTGCGTTGGACTTCACAGGACTGGGGAAGGGTGAGGCATGGGTAAACGGACAGAGCATCGGGCGTTATTGGCCGACTAATATTGCTACGAGCAATGGCTGCACCAACTCTTGCAATTACAGAGGATCTTACAGCTCAAACAAATGTCTGAAAAACTGTGGAAAGCCTACTCAGCTTCT CTACCACGTGCCCCGTTCGTGGCTACAGCCAAGTGGAAATGTGCTAGTCTTGTTTGAGGAAGCAGGGGGGGATCCAACAAGGCTATCTTTTGCAACTAGAGAGGTGCAAAGCATATGCTCTCGCGTTTCAGAGTCACACCCGATTCCTGTGGAGATGTGGACTGCAGACGAGGAAACGAGAAAAAGGGCAGGGCCAACTCTATCCCTGGCTTGCCCTCACTCAGATCAGGTGATATCTAAGATAAACTTCGCCAGCTTTGGAACTCCTCGTGGAACATGTGGGAGTTTCAGCCACGGCCGATGCAGCAGCAAAAGGGCTCTCTCCATTATTGAAAAG GCCTGTATAGGATCAAAAAGCTGCAGCCTTCGAGTATCGGCGAATACGTTTGGTGATCCCTGTGCAGGAACCGCTAAAACCTTAGCCGTTGAAGCTTCCTGTGCATAG